The proteins below come from a single Vitreimonas flagellata genomic window:
- a CDS encoding alkyl/aryl-sulfatase, which produces MRWMAALALSLTLGGVAHAEVTETTRAANAAMAETLPWADREDEDFATRGFISAWDQPQIRADDGRVVWDFSVYNFLGGQTPETVNPSLWRHAQLLARAGLFQVRERVYQVRGFDVSNMTIIVGDTGLIIIDPLTSREVASAALALARRTIGDLPVRAVIYTHSHADHFGGVRGVVDPADVAAGRVAIIAPDGFMEHAVTENVIAGNAMGRRATYQFGAGLTPGPEGQMTSGIGLAISAGTFTLIPPTRTIARTGETLTIDGVRIEFQVTPETEAPAEMNFFFPDLGVLCLAENANASMHNILTPRGALVRDSKAWADYLTEALRLYGPRTEIMVTSHAWPRFGGERVRDFIASHRDAYKYLHDQSVRLMNAGYTDREIAEAVRLPASLSARWFNHGYYGTMMHNSRAVYQRYMGWYDANPANLNPLPPVEEAARYVRAMGGSAAVLAEGQRAFDEGDYRWGARVLNHLVFAEPNNQAARALLARTHRQMAWQAESAIWRNMYLVAAEELENGVTPRASGVQSADLVVATPTSYILDLLSVRLNPERLGERRYAFNLVFPERNERFAVSIANGVLVHERDVTIADAPTITSPRGVFLQAMATQSMARAVLTRQIRIEGNRRSLEGLGDVFDNPDLNFAIVTP; this is translated from the coding sequence ATGCGGTGGATGGCGGCTCTGGCTTTGAGCTTGACGCTGGGCGGTGTAGCGCACGCGGAGGTCACGGAGACAACGCGCGCGGCGAACGCGGCTATGGCGGAGACGTTGCCTTGGGCCGATCGGGAAGATGAGGATTTCGCGACGCGCGGTTTCATCTCCGCCTGGGATCAACCGCAAATTCGCGCCGATGACGGGCGCGTCGTGTGGGATTTCAGCGTCTATAATTTCCTCGGCGGGCAAACGCCTGAGACGGTGAACCCGAGCCTCTGGCGGCACGCGCAATTGCTGGCGCGCGCGGGGCTCTTCCAAGTGCGCGAGCGCGTCTATCAGGTGCGCGGCTTCGATGTGTCGAACATGACGATCATTGTCGGCGACACCGGGCTCATCATCATCGATCCGTTGACCAGCCGCGAAGTGGCGAGCGCCGCACTTGCATTGGCGCGGCGCACGATCGGCGATCTGCCGGTGCGCGCGGTGATCTATACGCACAGCCACGCGGACCATTTCGGCGGCGTTCGTGGTGTGGTCGATCCCGCGGACGTAGCAGCAGGGCGCGTCGCGATTATCGCCCCGGATGGCTTCATGGAGCACGCGGTGACGGAGAACGTCATCGCCGGCAACGCGATGGGCAGGCGTGCGACCTATCAGTTTGGCGCGGGGCTGACGCCTGGCCCCGAAGGGCAGATGACGTCCGGTATCGGGCTCGCGATCTCGGCGGGCACGTTCACGCTCATTCCCCCGACGCGCACCATTGCGCGCACAGGCGAAACGCTGACCATTGATGGCGTGCGTATCGAGTTTCAGGTGACGCCGGAGACCGAAGCGCCGGCGGAGATGAATTTCTTCTTCCCGGATTTGGGTGTGTTGTGCTTGGCCGAAAACGCCAACGCCTCGATGCACAATATCCTGACGCCGCGTGGCGCTCTGGTGCGCGATTCAAAAGCGTGGGCTGATTATTTGACGGAAGCGCTCCGTCTCTATGGGCCGCGCACCGAGATCATGGTGACGAGCCACGCCTGGCCGCGCTTTGGCGGCGAGCGTGTGCGCGATTTCATCGCCAGCCATCGCGACGCATATAAGTATCTGCACGATCAGAGCGTGCGGCTGATGAATGCGGGCTACACCGATCGCGAGATCGCCGAGGCGGTGCGCCTGCCGGCTTCGCTCTCGGCGCGGTGGTTCAATCACGGCTATTACGGCACGATGATGCACAATTCGCGCGCCGTGTATCAGCGCTACATGGGCTGGTACGACGCCAATCCGGCGAACCTCAATCCGTTGCCGCCTGTTGAAGAAGCGGCGCGCTACGTGCGCGCGATGGGCGGGTCGGCTGCGGTGTTGGCGGAAGGCCAGCGCGCGTTTGACGAAGGCGATTATCGCTGGGGCGCGCGGGTGCTCAATCATTTGGTGTTCGCGGAGCCGAACAACCAAGCGGCGCGCGCGCTGTTGGCGCGGACGCATCGGCAGATGGCGTGGCAGGCCGAGAGCGCGATCTGGCGCAATATGTATCTGGTTGCGGCGGAAGAACTGGAAAACGGTGTGACGCCGCGTGCATCGGGCGTGCAGAGTGCCGATCTCGTGGTTGCGACGCCGACGAGCTACATTCTCGATCTCTTGTCCGTGCGGCTCAATCCTGAGCGCTTGGGCGAGCGGCGCTATGCGTTCAATCTGGTTTTCCCGGAGCGCAACGAGCGCTTTGCGGTGAGCATCGCCAATGGCGTGCTGGTGCATGAACGCGATGTCACCATTGCGGACGCGCCGACCATCACCTCGCCCCGCGGCGTGTTCCTGCAAGCGATGGCGACGCAGAGCATGGCCCGCGCTGTGCTCACGCGGCAAATCCGGATCGAAGGCAATCGGCGCTCGCTGGAGGGGCTTGGCGATGTCTTCGACAACCCCGATCTGAACTTCGCCATCGTCACGCCGTGA
- a CDS encoding response regulator, translating into MISGDEFDPSDLTALVIDENHFARGISLDQLRAIGFGRVLGASNTMEAWDLVIRTNPDVILLEWIEGLTDGLDFVRRIRLNEDSPNRAVNMFMLTSRGSKHDVELARKAGADGFLRKPISGLALQKRVRRVLTHPQPFIVTATYVGPCRRRRKDPQYAGPWRRLNDTLPAEVSVDEPASEADIHAEIARARVAALETTVRTLDPANPRSVRDVFKAVQELIEVAKQIGDTSLDLGAKEMARYFQAHGATDRIDAEVVRTHVAALHQLVHLPTALGQERQRVALSLKRMVDKKLRQAGYGMS; encoded by the coding sequence TTGATCAGCGGCGACGAATTCGACCCGTCCGATCTCACAGCGCTCGTCATTGATGAAAATCATTTCGCGCGCGGAATATCCTTAGACCAATTGCGCGCCATCGGCTTTGGCCGCGTGCTCGGCGCGTCCAACACAATGGAAGCCTGGGACTTGGTGATCCGCACCAATCCCGACGTGATCCTGCTCGAATGGATCGAAGGTCTGACCGATGGGCTCGACTTTGTGCGCCGCATTCGGCTCAATGAAGATTCGCCCAACCGCGCCGTGAACATGTTCATGCTGACGTCGCGCGGTTCGAAACATGACGTCGAACTTGCGCGTAAGGCGGGCGCCGACGGCTTCTTGCGCAAACCGATCTCGGGATTGGCGCTGCAAAAGCGCGTACGCCGTGTGCTGACGCATCCGCAGCCCTTTATTGTCACGGCGACCTATGTGGGCCCCTGTCGCCGGCGCAGAAAAGACCCTCAGTACGCCGGACCCTGGCGGCGGCTCAACGATACGCTACCGGCGGAGGTTTCCGTCGATGAGCCGGCGTCGGAGGCCGACATTCACGCTGAAATCGCACGCGCGCGTGTTGCGGCGCTGGAGACGACGGTGCGCACGCTCGATCCCGCCAATCCGCGCTCGGTTCGCGATGTGTTCAAGGCGGTGCAGGAATTGATAGAGGTGGCCAAGCAGATTGGCGACACCAGCCTCGATCTCGGCGCCAAGGAAATGGCGCGCTATTTCCAAGCGCACGGCGCAACCGACCGGATCGATGCGGAGGTCGTGCGCACGCACGTCGCGGCGCTGCACCAGCTCGTGCACTTGCCGACGGCCTTGGGCCAGGAACGCCAGCGCGTTGCGCTCAGCCTGAAGCGCATGGTCGATAAGAAACTTCGCCAGGCCGGCTACGGCATGAGCTGA
- a CDS encoding DUF3429 domain-containing protein — translation MSPPFLPRAALRLGFLGLAPLAISALITLSAHTSTARLGAIAFSLYAAVLLSFLGGVRCGVEIMRDPQSPNATRLLFSALPGLAGWVLAVLVVFVTPALGASAAFAGLFAAQGAWDYRSARDAAAPAWYPVLRQVLTGGAMLICLLIPLATLMHHL, via the coding sequence GTGAGCCCGCCCTTTCTTCCACGCGCCGCGTTGCGCCTAGGCTTTCTGGGCCTTGCGCCGCTCGCCATCAGCGCGCTCATCACGCTCTCGGCGCACACAAGCACCGCGCGGCTCGGCGCGATTGCTTTTTCACTTTACGCGGCTGTGTTGCTCTCGTTTCTTGGCGGCGTGCGTTGCGGCGTCGAAATCATGCGCGATCCGCAAAGCCCGAACGCCACGCGCTTGCTCTTCAGCGCTTTGCCTGGCTTGGCGGGATGGGTGCTTGCAGTGCTCGTTGTGTTCGTGACGCCCGCCCTCGGCGCATCCGCCGCGTTTGCTGGATTGTTCGCAGCGCAAGGCGCCTGGGATTATCGCAGCGCCCGCGACGCGGCCGCGCCCGCTTGGTATCCCGTGCTGCGCCAAGTGCTCACCGGCGGCGCAATGCTGATCTGCTTGCTGATCCCGCTCGCGACCTTGATGCACCATCTCTAG
- a CDS encoding ligase-associated DNA damage response DEXH box helicase, with product MDARTPSLPSPFADWFAARGWSPRPHQLELVRRAEAGLSTLLIAPTGAGKTLAGFLPSLIELAPRAEDGLRRPHRLHTLYVSPLKALTTDVARNLDTPASEMKLNLRIESRTGDTPPHKRQRQRAHPPDILLTTPEQLCLLIASEHARVFFEDLQAVVIDEIHALAPTKRGDLLALAMARLQRWAPGHRRVGLSATVADEEGLARYLLGSNPPPHAGEVLSAAKRRGKAGTPPSVSRDTPDSSPVNGGALQSVVVKAPPGAQPVVDVLDSDARIPWAGHTARHALPEVYAAIKAAKLALVFVNTRAQAEMTFQELWRINDDALPIALHHGSLDVAQRRKVEAAMARGDLRAVVCTSTLDLGIDWGDVDLVIQMGAPKGAARLVQRIGRANHRLDEPSRALLAPSNRFEVLECRAAQEAVKEGAMDGAEPRVGGLDCLAQHIMGCACGEPFDADELYAEVVSTEPYAALPRPQFDRVLDFVATGGYALRSYDRYKRIVQDLATGRWRARNATIAQQHRMNVGAIVESEMLDVRLANRVQASRPGTPASEGPRPLMPGRRLGQIEEYFIEGLAPGDTFLFAGEVLRFLSVRDTDALVVRAPGAENPSIPSYAGGKFPLSTFLADRVRRMLDEPKRQKLLPQQVRDWIRMQKKRSVVPAPEEMLVETFPRAAKHYLVCYPFEGRLSHQTLGVLVTRRLERAGKKPMGFLASEYAMAVWALEPMDDVDLEVLFDEDMLGDDLEAWLAESTLMKATFSKCAVIAGMIERKLPGAARKTGRQVTFSTDLIYDVLKQYEPDHILLQAAFADAGEGYLDIKRVGALLRRVKGRLVHRALPHVSPFAAPVMLEVGRVGVQGGADEAVLEDAASLIAEAMS from the coding sequence ATGGACGCCCGCACGCCCTCCCTGCCGTCGCCGTTCGCGGATTGGTTCGCCGCGCGCGGCTGGAGCCCGCGTCCGCATCAATTGGAATTGGTGCGCCGGGCTGAGGCAGGGTTATCGACGTTGCTGATTGCGCCCACGGGTGCAGGCAAGACGTTGGCCGGCTTTCTGCCGAGCTTAATTGAGCTTGCGCCGCGCGCCGAGGATGGGCTGCGGCGGCCACATCGTTTGCACACGCTCTATGTGTCGCCGCTGAAGGCGCTGACGACGGACGTGGCGCGCAATCTCGATACGCCTGCGAGCGAGATGAAACTTAATCTGCGGATCGAGTCACGCACTGGCGATACGCCGCCGCACAAGCGCCAGCGCCAGCGCGCGCATCCGCCCGACATTCTGCTGACGACGCCGGAGCAATTGTGCCTGCTGATCGCGTCCGAGCACGCGCGCGTGTTTTTCGAAGATTTGCAGGCGGTCGTGATCGACGAAATCCACGCGCTCGCGCCGACAAAGCGCGGCGATCTGCTGGCGCTGGCGATGGCGCGGTTGCAGCGTTGGGCGCCCGGACATCGGCGCGTGGGCTTGAGCGCCACGGTCGCGGATGAGGAAGGGCTGGCAAGGTATTTGTTGGGTTCCAATCCTCCCCCGCACGCGGGGGAGGTGCTGAGCGCAGCGAAGCGGAGGGGGAAGGCGGGCACGCCCCCCTCAGTCTCGCGCGATACGCCCGACAGCTCCCCCGTGAACGGGGGAGCGTTACAAAGCGTTGTCGTCAAAGCGCCGCCCGGGGCGCAGCCAGTGGTGGATGTTTTGGATTCCGATGCGCGAATTCCCTGGGCGGGGCATACGGCGCGGCATGCGTTGCCGGAAGTGTATGCGGCGATCAAAGCGGCAAAGCTGGCTTTGGTGTTCGTGAATACGCGTGCGCAGGCGGAAATGACGTTTCAGGAGTTGTGGCGCATCAATGATGATGCGTTGCCGATCGCACTGCATCACGGCTCGCTCGACGTGGCGCAGCGGCGCAAGGTTGAAGCGGCGATGGCGCGCGGGGATTTGCGCGCTGTGGTGTGCACCTCCACGCTCGATCTCGGCATCGATTGGGGCGACGTCGATCTGGTGATCCAGATGGGTGCGCCAAAGGGCGCCGCGCGTTTGGTGCAACGCATCGGCCGGGCCAATCACAGATTGGACGAACCATCACGCGCGCTGCTGGCGCCGAGCAATCGCTTTGAAGTGTTGGAGTGCCGCGCCGCGCAAGAAGCGGTGAAGGAGGGCGCGATGGATGGCGCCGAGCCGCGCGTTGGCGGGCTGGATTGCTTGGCGCAACATATAATGGGTTGTGCCTGCGGTGAGCCATTTGATGCGGATGAGCTTTATGCAGAGGTCGTTTCGACCGAGCCGTATGCGGCCCTACCACGCCCGCAATTCGACCGCGTCCTCGATTTCGTGGCGACGGGCGGGTACGCGCTGCGCTCCTACGACCGCTACAAGCGGATCGTGCAGGATCTGGCTACGGGCCGTTGGCGTGCGCGCAATGCTACGATTGCGCAGCAACATCGGATGAATGTTGGCGCGATCGTTGAGTCCGAGATGCTCGATGTACGCTTGGCGAACCGGGTTCAGGCGTCACGACCAGGCACGCCGGCGAGTGAAGGCCCACGCCCGCTGATGCCGGGACGGCGACTGGGACAGATCGAAGAATACTTCATCGAAGGCTTAGCGCCCGGCGACACGTTCTTGTTCGCCGGCGAGGTGCTGCGTTTCTTGAGCGTGCGCGATACGGATGCGTTGGTGGTGCGCGCGCCAGGTGCGGAGAACCCGAGCATTCCGTCCTACGCCGGCGGCAAATTTCCACTCTCGACGTTCCTTGCCGATCGCGTGCGGCGCATGCTCGATGAGCCGAAGCGCCAAAAGCTTCTGCCGCAACAGGTGCGCGATTGGATCAGGATGCAGAAGAAGCGCTCTGTGGTGCCCGCGCCTGAGGAAATGCTGGTCGAGACGTTCCCGCGCGCCGCGAAGCATTATCTCGTCTGCTACCCCTTCGAAGGCAGGCTATCGCACCAGACATTGGGGGTGCTGGTTACGCGCCGACTGGAGCGCGCCGGCAAGAAGCCGATGGGCTTTCTCGCCAGCGAATATGCGATGGCGGTGTGGGCGCTGGAGCCGATGGACGATGTTGATCTCGAAGTCTTGTTCGATGAGGACATGCTGGGCGACGATCTGGAAGCCTGGCTCGCGGAATCGACTTTGATGAAGGCGACGTTCTCAAAGTGCGCCGTGATCGCCGGCATGATCGAGCGGAAATTGCCGGGTGCGGCGCGCAAGACGGGCCGGCAAGTCACGTTCTCGACCGACCTGATCTATGACGTGCTGAAGCAATATGAGCCCGATCATATCTTGCTCCAGGCGGCGTTCGCGGATGCGGGCGAGGGCTATCTCGATATCAAGCGCGTGGGCGCGCTTTTGCGGCGCGTGAAGGGGCGGCTCGTGCACCGCGCATTGCCGCACGTGTCGCCGTTTGCCGCACCGGTGATGCTCGAAGTGGGTCGGGTCGGAGTACAGGGCGGCGCGGACGAGGCCGTGCTGGAGGATGCCGCGTCGCTGATTGCCGAAGCGATGAGCTGA
- a CDS encoding TIGR02186 family protein, giving the protein MRRLFLVLALLLCVTPARAQQPDVGNDLPAAVAEEQITVSSDYRGSYVTVFGVNPDRRGRGDIVVVVRGPNESASVMRKRQVFGLWVNGEAVRFSEAPSFFAVLSNRPLRQIASPESIWRYQLDPAASAQLASAVPDSDPSAYRAALVRLRREQGLYQEYSGRAATPEQRGGLTMYQGGLFRAVVRLPANAPIAQYHADTYLFRDGRLISAQRVPISIARVGIERRIHDLATNWSLLYGVLTVLLALAAGWVAASLFRRT; this is encoded by the coding sequence ATGAGGCGGCTTTTCCTCGTGCTCGCGCTGCTGCTTTGCGTGACACCCGCGCGCGCACAGCAGCCTGACGTGGGCAATGATCTGCCGGCGGCGGTCGCCGAAGAGCAGATCACGGTCAGCTCCGATTATCGCGGCTCTTACGTCACCGTGTTCGGCGTCAATCCAGACCGGCGCGGCCGCGGCGATATCGTCGTCGTGGTGCGCGGGCCGAATGAGTCCGCGAGCGTGATGCGCAAGCGCCAGGTGTTTGGGCTTTGGGTGAACGGCGAGGCCGTGCGCTTCAGCGAAGCGCCGAGCTTCTTCGCGGTGCTCTCCAATCGCCCGTTGCGCCAGATCGCCAGCCCTGAATCCATCTGGCGCTACCAGCTCGATCCAGCCGCATCCGCGCAACTCGCGAGCGCCGTGCCGGATAGCGATCCCTCCGCCTATCGCGCAGCCTTGGTGCGCTTGCGCCGCGAGCAAGGGCTCTATCAGGAATATTCAGGTCGCGCGGCGACGCCAGAGCAACGCGGCGGCCTCACCATGTATCAAGGCGGCCTCTTCCGCGCCGTCGTGCGTCTGCCGGCCAACGCGCCCATCGCGCAATATCACGCCGACACCTATCTCTTCCGCGATGGGCGATTGATCTCAGCGCAACGTGTGCCGATCTCGATCGCGCGCGTCGGCATTGAACGCCGCATCCATGATCTCGCCACGAATTGGTCGCTGCTGTACGGCGTCCTGACCGTTCTGCTCGCGCTGGCCGCGGGCTGGGTCGCCGCCAGTCTGTTCCGCCGTACGTGA
- a CDS encoding MFS transporter, which yields MAASQIDRGAWSWALYEAARNPYVLLCTIYVMAPYIATTVIGDPVQGQATISSWHKTAGLIVAVSAPFIGAAMDRMGRRKPILGVVTAGMVIAFFAQWWAMPGGEGLPLWALGAVTVLAGVMFSWSEVAHNSMLTTAAKPDVVGHVSGLGLALGNAASVLLLVFVLFAFALPGVFQLPFVPEAPLFGLDPAAYEPNRIVGPLCALWLAIFALPLFFYSRDLDTTGEKFGDAMRHGIGKVVGTIGKLRDHRNVALFLVARMLYADGKTAILIFSGVYAAGVMGWDLLEMLTLGVVTTAFGVIGGLSGGHLDSWLGPKRAVAIEIGVTFVCLLIMVSMTPTSMFFVVPVAEGAVAWNGPLFQSPPELAYLLTTCVIAISISAAYASSRTLMARLSPVGMEGELFGLYALSGAATVWLGPLLVEHFTETYQSQRAGFAAISILLIVGFVLLLFVKPPARASSDAQPLH from the coding sequence TTGGCCGCCTCCCAGATCGACCGCGGCGCGTGGTCGTGGGCGCTCTATGAAGCGGCGCGCAATCCGTATGTGTTGCTCTGCACCATCTATGTGATGGCGCCCTACATCGCCACCACCGTGATCGGTGATCCGGTGCAAGGGCAGGCGACCATATCGAGCTGGCATAAGACGGCCGGCCTGATCGTAGCGGTCAGTGCGCCGTTCATTGGCGCCGCGATGGATCGGATGGGGCGGCGTAAGCCCATCCTCGGAGTTGTCACTGCCGGCATGGTCATTGCGTTCTTCGCGCAATGGTGGGCGATGCCGGGCGGCGAAGGCCTGCCACTTTGGGCCTTGGGCGCCGTCACCGTGCTCGCCGGCGTGATGTTCTCGTGGTCCGAGGTGGCTCACAATTCGATGCTGACGACTGCGGCAAAGCCTGACGTGGTTGGCCATGTGTCGGGGCTCGGTCTTGCGCTGGGCAATGCGGCTTCCGTGTTGCTGCTGGTGTTCGTGCTGTTCGCGTTTGCGTTGCCCGGCGTGTTTCAATTGCCGTTCGTACCGGAAGCGCCGCTCTTCGGGCTTGATCCGGCGGCGTATGAGCCAAACCGCATCGTTGGGCCGCTTTGTGCCTTGTGGCTCGCCATCTTTGCGCTGCCGCTCTTCTTTTATTCGCGCGATCTCGACACGACAGGGGAGAAATTCGGTGACGCCATGCGCCATGGCATTGGCAAGGTGGTCGGCACCATCGGAAAGCTACGCGATCACCGCAACGTCGCGCTCTTTCTCGTGGCGCGCATGCTCTACGCGGACGGCAAGACGGCGATCCTGATCTTCAGCGGTGTTTATGCGGCCGGCGTGATGGGCTGGGATTTACTGGAAATGCTGACGCTCGGCGTGGTGACGACAGCGTTCGGCGTGATCGGCGGCCTTTCCGGCGGACATCTCGATTCATGGCTTGGTCCAAAGCGCGCTGTCGCGATCGAGATTGGCGTGACCTTCGTGTGCTTGCTCATCATGGTGTCGATGACGCCGACAAGCATGTTCTTCGTTGTGCCTGTCGCGGAAGGCGCGGTGGCGTGGAACGGGCCGTTGTTCCAATCGCCGCCGGAATTGGCGTATCTGCTGACAACCTGCGTGATCGCGATTTCGATCTCGGCCGCTTATGCCTCGAGCCGCACGTTGATGGCGCGGTTGTCGCCTGTCGGCATGGAGGGCGAGCTCTTCGGCCTCTATGCGCTCTCGGGCGCGGCGACCGTGTGGCTTGGGCCGCTGCTCGTTGAGCATTTCACCGAGACGTACCAGAGCCAGCGCGCGGGCTTCGCCGCGATCTCGATCCTGCTGATCGTGGGTTTTGTGTTGTTGCTGTTCGTGAAACCGCCGGCGCGTGCGTCTTCAGACGCGCAGCCTTTGCACTAG
- the pdeM gene encoding ligase-associated DNA damage response endonuclease PdeM: MPMLSRPAPKAQRPPKRTVRALPPLAIVGPHVEARIGDTLVTALPDGALWIGEAKTLIVSDLHLEKGSAFALRGQMLPPYDTHAALVKLGKLIDAMAPDIVVSLGDSFHDGGGVARMAASDRDLLQSMIGRCDWIWVEGNHDGRAPEVLGGVVRDVLHLGSLVLRHEPTEDAAPGEIAGHLHPCAKVSGRGRSVRRRCFATDGARLVMPAFGAFTGGLNVCDDAYAEIFPDGVTALVLGKDRVLPAPMERLLSD; the protein is encoded by the coding sequence ATGCCGATGCTTTCCCGACCTGCGCCCAAGGCCCAGCGCCCGCCCAAGCGGACGGTGCGGGCTTTGCCGCCTTTGGCGATCGTGGGGCCGCATGTCGAGGCGCGCATTGGCGACACGCTGGTGACGGCGTTGCCGGACGGCGCGTTGTGGATCGGCGAGGCGAAGACGCTGATCGTCTCCGATTTGCATTTGGAGAAGGGTTCGGCCTTTGCGCTGCGCGGGCAGATGCTGCCGCCCTACGACACGCACGCGGCGTTGGTGAAGCTCGGCAAGCTGATCGACGCGATGGCGCCAGATATTGTGGTCTCTCTGGGCGATAGTTTTCATGATGGCGGCGGCGTCGCGCGGATGGCGGCGAGCGATCGCGATTTGCTGCAAAGCATGATCGGTCGCTGCGATTGGATTTGGGTGGAGGGCAATCACGACGGGCGCGCGCCGGAAGTGCTGGGCGGCGTCGTGCGTGACGTGCTGCACCTGGGCTCGCTTGTGTTACGGCATGAGCCGACGGAAGACGCGGCGCCCGGCGAGATCGCGGGCCATTTGCATCCGTGCGCAAAAGTGAGTGGCCGCGGGCGTTCCGTGCGGCGGCGGTGCTTTGCAACTGATGGCGCGCGCTTGGTGATGCCGGCGTTCGGCGCGTTCACCGGCGGGCTCAATGTGTGCGACGACGCGTATGCTGAGATTTTTCCCGACGGCGTGACGGCTCTGGTGCTCGGCAAGGATCGCGTGCTGCCTGCGCCAATGGAGCGGCTGCTCAGCGATTAA
- a CDS encoding sulfite exporter TauE/SafE family protein, whose amino-acid sequence MIYLPIAEMPVNVLLVLLVSGAVGFVSGLVGVGGGFIMTPALMFLGVPAPVAVATGASQIAATSFSGVLSQTRRKAVDWRMGMLLSIGGIVGSATGVWLFERLLRLGQLDLIISILYLFLLAAVGWLMLNEGLSVMRGRVGHSVTILRRPARTIAHTLPFRMRFPRSGLYISVIPPLVLGFGIGALAAIMGIGGGFILIPAMIYLLRMPTNVVIGTSLFQVLIVASLIVIMQAQATQTVDLVLAALLMLGGVIGAQLGSRLGAGLKSEHLRALLGALLLAASLKFLLDIVVPPAEPFVLGGGLI is encoded by the coding sequence TTGATCTACCTGCCGATCGCCGAAATGCCGGTGAACGTGCTGCTCGTCCTTTTGGTCAGCGGCGCCGTCGGCTTTGTGTCTGGCCTCGTCGGCGTCGGCGGCGGCTTCATCATGACGCCGGCTCTGATGTTCCTCGGCGTGCCTGCGCCTGTCGCCGTGGCCACGGGCGCGAGCCAGATTGCCGCCACCTCTTTCTCCGGCGTGCTTTCACAAACGCGGCGCAAAGCCGTCGATTGGCGAATGGGCATGCTGCTCTCGATCGGCGGCATCGTCGGCAGCGCGACGGGCGTTTGGTTGTTCGAGCGTCTGCTGCGCCTAGGCCAACTCGATCTCATCATCTCCATCCTCTACCTCTTCCTGCTCGCCGCCGTGGGCTGGCTGATGCTGAATGAGGGTTTGTCGGTGATGCGCGGCCGCGTTGGCCATAGCGTCACGATACTGCGCCGGCCCGCGCGTACGATCGCGCACACTTTGCCCTTCCGCATGCGCTTCCCGCGCTCGGGTCTTTACATCAGCGTGATCCCACCGTTGGTGCTGGGCTTCGGCATTGGCGCGCTCGCGGCAATCATGGGCATTGGCGGCGGCTTCATCCTGATCCCAGCGATGATCTATCTGCTGCGCATGCCGACAAATGTCGTCATCGGCACCTCGCTCTTCCAAGTTCTGATCGTGGCGTCGCTGATCGTGATCATGCAGGCGCAAGCGACGCAGACGGTGGACCTTGTGCTCGCAGCGCTGCTCATGCTGGGCGGCGTGATTGGCGCACAGCTTGGCTCGCGGCTGGGCGCAGGCTTGAAGAGCGAACATTTGCGCGCGCTGCTGGGCGCATTGTTGCTGGCGGCGAGCCTCAAATTCTTGCTTGATATCGTGGTCCCGCCTGCGGAGCCCTTCGTGCTCGGTGGAGGGCTGATATGA